In Juglans microcarpa x Juglans regia isolate MS1-56 chromosome 4S, Jm3101_v1.0, whole genome shotgun sequence, a single window of DNA contains:
- the LOC121263815 gene encoding NEP1-interacting protein-like 1, with product MDFIAHPSVLASSSSSLFVNFFERVRDGFHFAASAVIGNIFSAIFTFFFALVGTFLGAMTGALIGQETESGFVRGAAVGAISGAVFSIEVFESSLVLWQSDESGIGCLLYLIDVIASLLSGRLVRERIGPAMLSAVQSQMGAVEASFDEIPNIFDTGGAKGLPGDSVEKIPKIIITKNNNIDTSGEEVSCSVCLQDFQLGETVRCLPHCHHMFHLPCIDKWLLRHGSCPLCRRDL from the exons ATGGATTTTATTGCACACCCATCTGTCCTTGCTTCGTCTTCATCGTCTTTGTTTGTGAATTTCTTTGAGAGGGTTAGAGATGGTTTTCATTTTGCTGCATCTGCGGTTATTGGGAACATCTTCTCTGCAATCTTCACCTTCTTCTTTGCATTAG TGGGCACCTTTTTAGGAGCTATGACTGGAGCTTTGATAGGTCAAGAGACGGAAAGCGGTTTTGTTAGAGGGGCTGCCGTTGGAGCAATATCTGGAGCTGTTTTCTCCATTGAAGTTTTTGaatcttctcttgttctttgGCAATCAGATGAATCCGGTATTGGGTGTCTCCTCTACTTG ATTGATGTCATTGCAAGCCTTCTAAGTGGGAGACTTGTCCGCGAGCGGATTGGTCCAGCCATGTTAAGTGCCGTGCAGAGTCAG ATGGGTGCTGTTGAAGCAAGCTTTGATGAGATCCCAAACATCTTTGACACTGGTGGGGCCAAGGGTTTGCCGGGCGATTCAGTTGAGAAAATCCCAAAGATcattatcacaaaaaataacaatatagaTACTTCTGGAGAGGAAGTCTCTTGTTCAGTGTGTCTTCAG GACTTTCAGCTTGGAGAGACGGTTAGATGCTTGCCTCATTGCCATCATATGTTTCACCTACCTTGCATAGATAAGTGGCTCCTTAGGCATGGCTCTTGTCCATTATGCAGAAGGGATCTGTGA
- the LOC121262450 gene encoding probable protein phosphatase 2C 46 isoform X2, with product MLSRLMNFLRACWLPSSDHYVHRSLDAAGRQDGLLWYKDTGQHMSGEFSIAVVQANNLLEDQSQIESGPLSLLESGPYGTFIGIYDGHGGPETSRFINDHLFQHLKRFASEQQSMSVDVIRKAYQATEEGFLSLVTKQWPMKPQIAAVGSCCLVGVICGGTLYIANVGDSRAVLGRLVKATGEVLAIQLSSEHNVGRESVRQEMHSLHPDDSQIVILKHNVWRVKGLIQVSRSIGDVYLKKPEFNRSPLYAKFRLREPFKRPILSSEPSISVHELQPHDQFIIFASDGLWEHLSNQDAVDIVQNHPHSGSARRLVKAALLEAAKKREMRYSDLKKIDRGIRRHFHDDITVIVVYLDSNLVSRASSVKGPTLSVKGGGVNLTAKTLAPCDTPAEVNTT from the exons ACAGGAGTTTGGATGCTGCAGGCCGGCAAGATGGACTACTTTGGTACAAAGACACCGGTCAGCATATGAGTGGTGAATTCTCAATAGCAGTTGTCCAGGCCAACAATTTGCTTGAGGATCAGAGCCAGATTGAGTCTGGTCCCTTAAGCTTGCTCGAGTCTGGCCCATATGGCACTTTTATTGGAATTTATGATGGTCATGGTGGGCCTGAGACTTCACGTTTCATTAATGATCATCTATTCCAGCATCTAAAGA GGTTTGCCTCAGAGCAACAATCCATGTCGGTGGATGTGATTCGAAAAGCATATCAAGCAACAGAAGAGGGATTTCTGTCTCTTGTTACCAAACAGTGGCCTATGAAACCTCAAATTGCAGCTGTTGGATCTTGCTGCCTGGTTGGTGTGATATGTGGTGGCACCCTCTACATTGCTAATGTTGGTGATTCCCGTGCTGTTCTGGGGAGACTTGTTAAGGCAACTGGAGAAGTCCTTGCCATCCAGCTATCATCAGAACATAACGTTGGAAGAGAATCCGTGAGACAGGAGATGCACTCTTTGCACCCGGATGACTCACAAATTGTGATTTTAAAGCATAATGTTTGGCGTGTTAAGGGCTTAATACAG GTGTCTAGATCCATTGGTGATGTCTATCTGAAAAAGCCCGAATTTAACAGATCGCCTTTGTATGCAAAGTTTCGCCTTCGTGAACCTTTTAAGAGGCCAATTTTAAGCTCTGAGCCATCAATTTCTGTGCATGAACTTCAACCTCACGATCAGTTTATTATATTTGCTTCTGATGGGCTGTGGGAGCACCTTAGCAATCAGGATGCGGTTGATATTGTTCAGAACCATCCACACAGT GGAAGTGCCAGGAGGCTTGTGAAAGCTGCCTTGTTGGAAGCAgctaagaaaagagaaatgaggtACTCAGATCTGAAGAAAATTGACCGAGGCATTCGCCGACATTTTCACGATGACATTACTGTCATAGTTGTTTATCTTGATTCAAATCTAGTGAGCAGAGCAAGCTCGGTGAAGGGCCCAACTTTGTCTGTGAAAGGAGGCGGTGTTAATCTAACTGCAAAAACTCTAGCCCCCTGTGACACACCCGCCGAAGTTAATACTACCTAA
- the LOC121262450 gene encoding probable protein phosphatase 2C 46 isoform X1 has product MLSRLMNFLRACWLPSSDHYVHRSLDAAGRQDGLLWYKDTGQHMSGEFSIAVVQANNLLEDQSQIESGPLSLLESGPYGTFIGIYDGHGGPETSRFINDHLFQHLKTGFASEQQSMSVDVIRKAYQATEEGFLSLVTKQWPMKPQIAAVGSCCLVGVICGGTLYIANVGDSRAVLGRLVKATGEVLAIQLSSEHNVGRESVRQEMHSLHPDDSQIVILKHNVWRVKGLIQVSRSIGDVYLKKPEFNRSPLYAKFRLREPFKRPILSSEPSISVHELQPHDQFIIFASDGLWEHLSNQDAVDIVQNHPHSGSARRLVKAALLEAAKKREMRYSDLKKIDRGIRRHFHDDITVIVVYLDSNLVSRASSVKGPTLSVKGGGVNLTAKTLAPCDTPAEVNTT; this is encoded by the exons ACAGGAGTTTGGATGCTGCAGGCCGGCAAGATGGACTACTTTGGTACAAAGACACCGGTCAGCATATGAGTGGTGAATTCTCAATAGCAGTTGTCCAGGCCAACAATTTGCTTGAGGATCAGAGCCAGATTGAGTCTGGTCCCTTAAGCTTGCTCGAGTCTGGCCCATATGGCACTTTTATTGGAATTTATGATGGTCATGGTGGGCCTGAGACTTCACGTTTCATTAATGATCATCTATTCCAGCATCTAAAGA CAGGGTTTGCCTCAGAGCAACAATCCATGTCGGTGGATGTGATTCGAAAAGCATATCAAGCAACAGAAGAGGGATTTCTGTCTCTTGTTACCAAACAGTGGCCTATGAAACCTCAAATTGCAGCTGTTGGATCTTGCTGCCTGGTTGGTGTGATATGTGGTGGCACCCTCTACATTGCTAATGTTGGTGATTCCCGTGCTGTTCTGGGGAGACTTGTTAAGGCAACTGGAGAAGTCCTTGCCATCCAGCTATCATCAGAACATAACGTTGGAAGAGAATCCGTGAGACAGGAGATGCACTCTTTGCACCCGGATGACTCACAAATTGTGATTTTAAAGCATAATGTTTGGCGTGTTAAGGGCTTAATACAG GTGTCTAGATCCATTGGTGATGTCTATCTGAAAAAGCCCGAATTTAACAGATCGCCTTTGTATGCAAAGTTTCGCCTTCGTGAACCTTTTAAGAGGCCAATTTTAAGCTCTGAGCCATCAATTTCTGTGCATGAACTTCAACCTCACGATCAGTTTATTATATTTGCTTCTGATGGGCTGTGGGAGCACCTTAGCAATCAGGATGCGGTTGATATTGTTCAGAACCATCCACACAGT GGAAGTGCCAGGAGGCTTGTGAAAGCTGCCTTGTTGGAAGCAgctaagaaaagagaaatgaggtACTCAGATCTGAAGAAAATTGACCGAGGCATTCGCCGACATTTTCACGATGACATTACTGTCATAGTTGTTTATCTTGATTCAAATCTAGTGAGCAGAGCAAGCTCGGTGAAGGGCCCAACTTTGTCTGTGAAAGGAGGCGGTGTTAATCTAACTGCAAAAACTCTAGCCCCCTGTGACACACCCGCCGAAGTTAATACTACCTAA